Proteins from one Aspergillus nidulans FGSC A4 chromosome VIII genomic window:
- a CDS encoding protein uaW (transcript_id=CADANIAT00002682) — protein sequence MPSLPQPSSLRELPQEEKFQVLDTLFESSPELHTLMAPILANQTFSSYASLIDAVGGRMSALSAANSPTDRDILVGILGSHPRLGQPKGTAAEHLSELSKREQANLNTGAEEQAEKLRLLNAEYEAKFPGLRFVTFVNGRSRDVIMEEMRARIDRGDTEREIEDIIQLEYSLDWRKIAGASEK from the exons ATGCcgtctcttccccagccCAGCTCCCTGAGGGAGCTGCCACAGGAGGAGAAATTCCAGGTTCTCGACACCCTTTTCGAGTCGTCACCAGAGCTTCACACTCTTATGGCCCCGATCCTCGCTAATCAGACGTTCTCCTCATACGCAAGCTTGATCGATGCCGTGGGAGGCCGGATGTCGGCACTCTCGGCGGCCAATTCACCGACCGATCGAGACATCCTCGTGGGTATTCTCGGATCGCATCCCCGTCTAGGCCAGCCGAAAGGGACCGCGGCAGAGCATCTGAGCGAGCTGAGCAAAAGGGAACAGGCGAATCTCAATACCGGTGCGGAGGAGCAAGCAGAGAAGTTGCGGTTGTTGAACGCTGAATATGAGGCAAAGTTCCCAGGGCTACGATTTGT GACTTTCGTGAATGGCCGGAGTCGGGATGTGATTATGGAGGAGATGCGCGCAAGGATCGATCGAGGCGATACCGAGCgagagattgaagatatTATCCAG CTTGAGTACAGTCTCGATTGGAGGAAAATCGCCGGCGCCTCCGAAAAATGA
- a CDS encoding putative GPI-anchored cell surface glycoprotein (transcript_id=CADANIAT00002681): MSLNGLDSPTVLEAYQVALTEAGGWFLLRYVSRDEIALHERGTGGVPDVRNAIENYEECSPLYGFLQYRRRKVVLSYLPEDLSRLVRARTTVQFQSVLDRFSPHDTVFSLSQPSELTESALSSACLLHTASGSITSSSSSLRRRRLMEIAEDAEESPARDTIQTQAPPQDARQRSFSQASEATVVPPSVASTAPQGPKDDVSAPTSPNDDRVNGLTQAAPVDARPASSRDHPDDLSLTRTESRQSTQSARPSIRDLERTAGIKPKVKLGPRPSLDESGRPRTAGNLVRSAEQRPVASLPAGVRASPFRKSNPAFARPRSQGNPVATPSAKVPPVPPLLVPPSTMSISRPQLSPGAKSLSALSASTSNEKERLMKALQLRKSQMQRRAQAAKQTEAAKEENNNATSDLNDIGDVGSHFEHQKYDRSRQRLSSISENDNKGQGPVMQPETEKPVAIRLAGDQEQAKDPLGSTQETPAVETVKDQSDYILPSTTYSPANTELIDNEKTAEGPSLSEPEADSIQEDPTGPTENEIKCGTGTSSAVVDVPPENNSQKPPDSEAEEIIATPPPADEKSYVINKNVVAVAPNSNESIQPQSILPPTSLESESKSDSVTDSSAVTNSNHIELQNAPPSEAIDVDQENAITRKERRRPALEPIQVPTPDYSDDDMLSDDSFMEELKSATVEEAKPISVGKSPLSPGYSNGGNSQAAPDAWRNSRAVSNPSATGHQFPNTPTLGAGRSVSSSFSPAETSTGPVLVAKKINVSSGISKRIKALEQFSSSRDGPATPSAGVTNPTAASFESLRKRASISYGGGNSDMTRLAPEPFSRAASLRRPESRTSTNAERPTSSVSVTTRIVREPIADKNGLNTATEPGALNLEASPLTVENGTSDDSSSQIQTLESAANKDELRSKSASPADSPKPLAAGALPRSESRLSVSSKNDGYFLSRSPSEASASSPEERKESRTSRLLRRMSSLTSPSRRSTASSRSATLKEENSMPSVEGPKKTVEPPAAVEIGEVNVQFPDTLLWKRRFIRIDNQGFLVLTPGNVDSSNRNMVKRYHLTEFKTPCIPDEERQELSNSILLDFVDGSTLQCACESRQGQAFVLQTLVNAHSTHQRLASK; the protein is encoded by the exons ATGTCTCTCAATGGGTTAGATAGTCCCACGGTCCTTGAAGCCTACCAGGTTGCTCTCACTGAGGCAGGAGGATG GTTTCTTCTACGCTACGTGTCAAGGGATGAAATAGCTCTCCATGAGCGCGGGACAGGGGGGGTTCCCGATGTGCGAAATGCGATCGAAAACTACGAGGAATGCTCCCCTCTTTATGGATTTCTACAATATCGTCGGCGGAAGGTTGTACTCAGCTATCTCCCTGAGGACCTATCCCGACTCGTGCGAG CCCGAACCACCGTCCAGTTCCAATCGGTCCTCGATAGGTTCTCGCCTCATGATACAGTTTTCTCCTTATCACAACCGTCCGAATTGACGGAAAGCGCCCTTTCCTCCGCGTGTCTGCTACACACCGCGTCAGGTTCTAtcacttcttcttcgagctcGCTCCGCCGTCGGAGACTGATGGAGATTGCGGAAGATGCAGAGGAATCTCCCGCAAGGGATACGATACAGACCCAAGCACCACCTCAGGATGCCCGACAGAGATCGTTTAGCCAAGCGTCAGAAGCCACAGTCGTGCCGCCATCGGTAGCCTCAACTGCGCCGCAAGGGCCCAAAGACGATGTGTCTGCACCAACAAGTCCCAATGACGATCGCGTCAATGGCCTCACTCAAGCTGCCCCTGTGGATGCACGGCCGGCTTCATCGAGGGACCATCCCGATGATTTATCTTTGACACGGACGGAGTCCCGACAGTCTACGCAGTCGGCGAGGCCTTCTATACGAGACCTCGAACGCACAGCCGGAATAAAGCCCAAGGTGAAGCTAGGACCGCGGCCTTCGCTAGATGAAAGTGGACGGCCGCGCACAGCAGGTAATCTCGTTCGTAGCGCTGAACAACGCCCTGTCGCTTCTTTGCCTGCTGGTGTACGAGCATCCCCGTTTCGCAAGTCTAACCCTGCCTTCGCTCGTCCTCGTTCCCAGGGAAATCCCGTTGCAACCCCATCCGCCAAGGTGCCGCCGGTACCCCCTCTATTGGTGCCCCCGTCTACAATGTCAATTTCGAGGCCTCAGCTTTCTCCTGGGGCCAAGTCGCTGAGCGCACTATCTGCGTCAACTTCTAACGAAAAGGAGAGGCTTATGAAAGCGCTTCAGTTACGCAAGTCACAAATGCAAAGGAGAGCACAAGCAGCGAAACAGACTGAGGCAGCTAAGGAAGAAAACAACAATGCAACATCAGATCTGAACGATATAGGGGATGTCGGGTCACACTTTGAGCACCAGAAGTATGATAGGAGCCGCCAGAGGTTATCTAGCATTTCGGAAAATGACAACAAGGGCCAGGGCCCCGTTATGCAACCTGAAACAGAGAAGCCTGTCGCAATTCGACTCGCTGGAGATCAAGAGCAGGCCAAGGATCCGTTAGGCTCCACCCAGGAGACGCCAGCTGTAGAGACGGTCAAGGATCAGTCCGACTATATACTGCCGAGTACCACGTACTCACCCGCAAACACGGAATTGATTGACAATGAAAAGACAGCAGAGGGCCCCTCTCTGTCCGAACCTGAGGCGGATTCTATCCAAGAAGATCCAACGGGGCCCACTGAAAATGAAATTAAGTGCGGCACCGGCACTTCTAGCGCCGTTGTTGACGTCCCACCTGAAAACAATTCTCAGAAACCCCCAGACTCGGAGGCAGAAGAAATTATCGCAACTCCCCCACCGGCCGACGAGAAGTCTTATGTTATAAACAAAAACGTGGTAGCCGTGGCCCCTAATTCAAACGAAAGCATCCAACCCCAGTCAATCCTTCCACCAACATCTCTCGAATCCGAGTCGAAGTCAGACTCTGTCACCGACTCTTCAGCCGTGACCAATTCCAACCACATCGAGCTGCAGAATGCGCCACCGTCTGAAGCTATAGACGTAGACCAAGAGAACGCAATAACCCGAAAGGAGAGACGCAGACCTGCCCTGGAGCCTATACAAGTCCCAACTCCCGATTATTCCGATGACGACATGCTTTCCGATGATTCCTTCATGGAAGAACTGAAAAGCGCcacggtcgaggaggcaAAGCCCATATCAGTCGGAAAGTCCCCACTCTCCCCGGGGTATTCAAACGGAGGGAATTCCCAAGCTGCGCCTGATGCATGGAGAAATTCGCGTGCGGTTTCTAACCCCAGTGCTACTGGGCATCAGTTTCCCAACACACCCACATTAGGTGCTGGCAGGTCCGTTTCGAGTTCGTTCTCACCGGCCGAAACCTCCACAGGGCCAGTGCTAGTGGCCAAAAAAATCAATGTTTCTTCTGGAATCTCCAAGCGCATTAAGGCCCTTGAGCAGTTTTCAAGCAGCCGTGATGGACCGGCAACTCCGAGCGCGGGTGTCACTAACCCAACCGCGGCCTCCTTCGAATCTCTTCGAAAGCGAGCTTCTATATCATATGGCGGCGGCAACTCGGACATGACGCGACTTGCACCGGAGCCCTTTTCTCGAGCTGCAAGCTTAAGACGACCTGaatccagaaccagcaccAATGCTGAACGCCCCACAAGCTCCGTATCTGTCACGACACGCATTGTACGTGAGCCCATTGCTGACAAGAACGGCTTGAATACCGCTACGGAGCCCGGCGCACTCAATCTAGAGGCTAGCCCGCTTACGGTGGAGAATGGTACCTCGGATGACTCTTCATCTCAAATCCAAACTCTGGAGTCAGCTGCAAACAAAGACGAACTGCGCAGCAAGTCTGCCTCTCCAGCCGACTCGCCTAAACCCCTTGCGGCTGGTGCGCTACCTCGCTCTGAGAGTAGATTGTCCGTGTCGTCTAAAAATGACGGATATTTTCTTTCGAGATCTCCCAGTGAAGCCTcggcatcttctcctgaagagaggaaggagtcTCGTACTTCCAGGCTTCTTCGCCGCATGTCATCGCTCACTTCACCGTCGCGCCGAAGCACtgccagctcaagaagcgcAACACTCAAGGAGGAGAACAGCATGCCGTCTGTAGAAGGTCCTAAGAAAACAGTGGAGCCTCCTGCGGCGGTTGAGATTGGCGAGGTCAATGTCCAGTTTCCTGATACCCTTCTTTGGAAACGGCGATTCATCCGAATTGACAACCAAGGCTTTTTAGTCTTGACTCCGGGTAACGTCGATTCAAGTAATCGCAACATGGTCAAACGATACCACCTGACTGAGTTCAAAACTCCATGCATACCTGACGAGGAACGGCAAGAGCTCTCCAACAGTATCTTGTTGGACTTTGTAGACGGGAGCACTCTTCAATGCGCGTGCGAATCAAGGCAAGGGCAGGCGTTTGTTCTCCAAA CTCTTGTCAACGCCCATAGCACTCATCAGCGACTTGCGTCGAAATAA
- a CDS encoding uncharacterized protein (transcript_id=CADANIAT00002679) produces the protein MTAREDSVLRARDPSLVDENDWEEFSLSEVRILVPGKSRYANLLTASPENPVQVTGCLEEVEEEQESLVLDPDYLTKRIVLDDVSHFAYGQHNDGEVGIWIAGRAGWFSISPAKGYRPMFNEVVEAIDLLYFLTDRHKPKRSSRRRRKSWASPSLEHLCDEYVLHTHGICEDGDDSLGVFYKHHNFLMSRMIRGEEDVNWAETSIFAHLCEKFPEDYEELRAQKESKDAETEEEDNGEDEPEDEDVEMETRATTPDATAISKAQADAIYQIILDLKEAGYLAKRQLNLELVTSTLMARFEIDELEYAQNLISTTAAIILESLNKAKTNTFDWSKKVIYRELKAASKKNTPANVTFTPLRLRITEDDSTSDEESEHEQPKQRRPRHRKSVLRPKSQIASKRTGKRARSTTADYDLSDDNQDATDEFETPTKVRGHDLVRDPLSTTRAKRRTRSILSDPESTPFIERTPLQETLQSRNTSVSAAEPGLDTGSCHDTNLPADTWVCKVPGCDKVITKCTSKRGKEQIQDHSLAHADDTKAKLELVEAEKRLNVNFRVDNLLSRIRDMGTLDGALAALNGETNGALDEDGT, from the exons ATGACAGCCCGAGAAGATAGCGTTCTGCGCGCAAGAGACCCCTCACTCGTCGACGAGAACGATTGGGAAGAATTTAGCTTGTCCGAGGTCAGAATCCTGGTTCCTGGCAAGTCGCGTTATGCCAATCTTCTCACGGCCAGCCCAGAGAACCCGGTCCAGGTGACGGGCTGTctggaagaggtggaagaagagcaggaatcCCTCG TTCTCGATCCGGATTACCTTACGAAGCGCATCGTACTCGACGATGTAAGTCACTTTGCCTACGGCCAGCACAATGACGGTGAGGTTGGGATTTGGATTGCCGGTCGGGCTGGCtggttctccatctccccCGCGAAGGGGTACCGGCCGATGTTCAATGAGGTTGTGGAGGCGATTGACCTGCTCTACTTTCTGACCGATCGACATAAGCCGAAAAGGAGCAgtagaaggaggaggaaaagttgGGCGTCCCCGAGCCTGGAGCACCTGTGTGATGAATATGTGCTTCATACACATGGGATCTGTGAAGACGGCGACGATtcattgggagtcttctACAAGCATCATAATTTCTTGATGTCACGCATGATtagaggtgaagaagacgtgAACTGGGCCGAAACGAGTATATTTGCGCATCTTTGCGAAAAATTCCCG GAGGACTATGAGGAGCTACGTGCTCAAAAGGAATCGAAGGATGctgaaacagaagaagaagataatgGGGAGGACGAgcctgaggatgaagatgtagAGATGGAAACCAGGGCAACTACGCCAGACGCGACAGCCATCTCCAAGGCACAGGCAGACGCCATTTACCAGATCATCCTTGATCTTAAAGAGGCAGGGTATCTCGCGAAACGGCAACTGAACCTAGAGTTGGTAACTTCGACTTTAATGGCGCGCTTCGAAATCGACGAACTGGAGTATGCGCAGAACCTTATATCAACAACCGCTGCTATCATTCTTGAGTCTTTAAACAAGGCCAAGACGAATACTTTTGACTGGTCTAAAAAGGTCATCTACAGGGAGCTAAAAGCTGCTTCGAAAAAGAATACTCCGGCAAATGTGACATTCACTCCGTTACGGCTGCGTATCACCGAGGATGATAGCACCTCCGACGAAGAAAGTGAACATGAACAGCCGAAGCAGCGAAGACCTCGCCATCGGAAATCTGTACTACGACCAAAGAGTCAAATCGCTAGTAAGAGGACTGGAAAGCGGGCTCGAAGCACAACAGCCGACTACGATCTCTCAGATGACAACCAAGATGCGACGGACGAGTTTGAGACTCCTACCAAGGTCCGCGGTCATGACCTCGTCAGGGATCCATTGTCGACAACTAGGGCAAAACGCCGTACTCGATCGATTCTGTCGGACCCTGAGTCAACTCCTTTCATTGAAAGGACGCCTCTACAGGAAACCCTCCAGAGTCGGAATACCTCCGTCTcagctgctgagcctgggcTCGACACAGGATCTTGTCATGATACTAATCTTCCAGCTGACACTTGGGTATGCAAAGTACCCGGCTGTGACAAAGTCATCACCAAATGTACCTCCAAGCGCGGCAAGGAACAGATCCAAGATCATTCCCTTGCGCATGCAGATGATACGAAGGCGAAGCTTGAGCTagttgaagcggagaaaaGACTAAACGTCAACTTCCGCGTTGACAACCTGCTCAGTCGCATTCGGGATATGGGAACTCTAGACGGCGCGCTGGCGGCTCTGAATGGTGAAACGAACGGTGCacttgacgaggatggtACTTAA
- a CDS encoding pseudouridine synthase PUS4 (transcript_id=CADANIAT00002680), whose amino-acid sequence MSGEKIYEGVFAVHKPQGVTSADVIRKLQHHFNPSELFRPWLETERAKRNRESNFQRRRRRSQRLDVKIGHGGTLDPLATGVLVTGVGKGTKFLNDFLGCTKTYETVVIFGAETDSYDRLGKIVRRAPYEHITREAVEKALEQFRGKIMQRPPIFSALKVQGKKLYEYAREGKEPPIEIQSRPVEVTDLRIVEWYEPGTHEYTWPEEEAPADERAVAEKLLAKDDSLPIVPAADDADGSSKRKSPPAEGSEGNETTASNAAAKKQKVSAEGEAASAPEQTKAPEAVEEATTKTKPESAEEMKPLAPPPAVKITMTVSSGFYVRSLAHDLGKALGSCGLMSALVRSRQADYTLEPDKILEYKDLDAGEEVWGPKVKGFLEEWERKRAAEKRSN is encoded by the exons ATGTCCGGGGAAAAGATCTACGAGGGCGTCTTTG CCGTTCATAAGCCGCAGGGTGTCACCTCGGCCGACGTGATTCGAAAACTCCAGCACCACTTCAACCCGTCTGAACTCTTCAGGCCATGGCTCGAAACGGAGCGCGCAAAGCGCAACCGCGAAAGCAACTTCCAGCGTAGACGCCGCCGCTCTCAGCGCCTCGATGTTAAGATTGGGCATGGTGGAACGCTCGACCCTCTTGCAACTGGAGTCCTCGTCACCGGTGTCGGGAAGGGTACAAAATTCCTCAATGATTTCTTAGGATGCACAAAGACGTACGAGACGGTTGTAATCTTCGGCGCAGAGACGGACTCGTATGACCGGTTGGGGAAGATTGTTCGGCGAGCACCCTATGAGCATATTACTCGCGAAGCGGTCGAGAAAGCACTTGAGCAGTTCCGTGGGAAGATTATGCAGCGCCCGCCTATTTTCTCTGCGCTCAAGGTACAGGGGAAGAAACTGTACGAATATGCTAGGGAAGGTAAAGAGCCGCCGATTGAGATCCAGTCTAGGCCCGTTGAGGTTACTGATTTAAGAATCGTGGAGTGGTATGAGCCCGGGACGCATGAGTATACGTGgcctgaggaggaggctcCCGCGGATGAGAGGGCTGTTGCGGAAAAGTTGTTGGCGAAGGATGATTCCCTTCCTATTGTTCCGGCCGCagatgatgctgatggttCTTCGAAACGCAAATCGCCTCCGGCAGAGGGATCCGAAGGCAACGAAACGACTGCTTCAAATGCTGCagcgaagaagcagaaggtgTCCGCTGAAGGCGAGGCAGCATCGGCTCCCGAGCAGACCAAAGCCCCAGAAGCTGTGGAGGAAGCTACCACAAAGACGAAACCTGAATCTGCAGAAGAAATGAAACCCCTAGCACCGCCACCTGCAGTCAAAATTACCATGACTGTCTCCTCTGGTTTCTACGTCCGCTCTTTGGCGCATGATCTAGGCAAGGCTTTGGGTAGCTGTGGTCTCATGAGCGCGCTCGTCCGATCCCGTCAAGCAGACTACACCCTGGAGCCAGATAAAATTTTGGAGTACAAGGACCTCGAcgccggagaagaggtctGGGGTCCCAAAGTCAAGGGCTTCcttgaagaatgggagagaaagagagctgCAGAAAAACGCTCAAATTAG
- a CDS encoding EBP2 family rRNA-processing protein (transcript_id=CADANIAT00002678), with product MPKRSKLLQALDEHKGRDYDAEKQKKLLKASKKRKGLTGKEEEKLKEESVKDKKTEESASESEEEEDKEESTNAAEGETSQNDAADDAEDDEEAEDEDEEEEEEEDIPLSDLSDDEREDVIPHQRLTINNSTAILASTKRISFISHLTPFSEHNSLISKAEDEMDIPDANDDLNRELSFYKTAQTAAYTARKLLKKEGVPFTRPGDYFAEMVKSDEHMGKIKKKLYDEAASKKAAAEARKQRDLKKFGKQVQVAKLQQRAKEKKEAIERINDLKKKRKNDTSGQDGGADDLFDVAVEDAVSENPRKRARGDTSGPNLKRQKKNEKYGFGGKKRHAKSGDAISSGDLRGFSVKKMKGASGGAKRPGKSKRAAARGRA from the exons ATGCCGAAAAGAAGTAAATTGCTCCAGGCTCTCGATGAGCACAAGGGAAGGGACTATGACgccgagaagcagaagaagttACTCAAGGCCTCCAAAAAGAGGAAGGGCTTGAccgggaaggaagaagagaag TTAAAGGAGGAGTCGgtcaaagacaagaagactGAGGAATCTGCATCTGAatctgaggaggaagaggacaaggaagagagcACAAACGCCGCCGAGGGCGAAACCTCACAAAAtgacgctgctgatgacgccgaagacgatgaagaggctgaggacgaagatgaagaggaggaagaggaagaagacatccCTCTCTCAGACCTTTCTGACGACGAACGCGAAGACGTAATCCCGCACCAACGCCTCACAATCAACAACTCGACCGCCATCCTCGCCTCAACAAAACGCATCTCTTTCATTAGCCATTTAACGCCCTTCTCCGAACACAACTCTTTGATcagcaaggctgaagacgagATGGATATTCCAGACGCGAACGACGACTTGAATCGCGAGCTGTCGTTCTACAAGACTGCGCAGACAGCGGCCTACACGGCGCGGAAACTCCTGAAAAAGGAGGGTGTCCCGTTCACAAGGCCTGGCGATTACTTTGCAGAAATGGTCAAGAGCGACGAGCATATGGGCAAGATTAAGAAGAAGCTTTATGATGAGGCCGCAagcaagaaggctgctgcgGAGGCAAGGAAGCAGCGcgatttgaagaagttcggAAAGCAGGTGCAGGTTGCTAAATTGCAGCAGCGCGCtaaggaaaagaaggaggccATTGAGAGGATTAATGATTTGAAGAAGA AGCGAAAGAATGATACATCCGGCCAAGACGGCGGCGCAGACGACTTGTTTGACGTGGCGGTTGAAGACGCTGTCTCCGAGAATCCACGGAAGCGCGCGCGCGGCGATACCAGCGGCCCCAACCTGaagcgccagaagaagaatgagaagTACGGGTTCGGTGGCAAGAAGCGGCATGCGAAGAGCGGTGATGCGATTTCTAGCGGTGATCTACGTGGATTCTctgtgaagaagatgaagggtgCGAGCGGCGGCGCAAAGCGTCCGGGGAAGAGTAAGCGGGCTGCGGCTAGGGGACGGGCATGA
- a CDS encoding protein tigA (transcript_id=CADANIAT00002677) has translation MVRASTLLLSGLVTLATARSAVLDLIPKNFDKVVLNSGKPALVEFFAPWCGHCKNLAPVYEELGQAFAHAEDKVSIAKVDADANRDLGKRFGIQGFPTIKWFDGKSETPEDYKGGRDLESLTAFVTEKTGIKAKGAKKEPSNVEMLTDTTFKSVVGGDKDVFVAFTAPWCGHCKKLAPTWETLATDFALEPNVIIAKVDAEAESSKATARSQGVTGYPTIKFFPKGSTEGIVYQGARTEEAFVDFVNNNAGTHRAPGGTLNEKAGTILALDEIVAKYITSKNFGELVDEAKKVAKTVGGKYAEYYVKVAEKLAQNEEYAAKELERLKKVLSKGGSAPEKLDDMVSRSNVLRKFLEVEEKVEDVVKDEL, from the exons ATGGTCCGCGCCAGCACTCTCCTGCTGAGCGGCTTGGTGACTCTCGCCACCGCTCGCTCTGCAGTCCTCGACCTGATTCCCAAGAACTTTGACAAGGTCGTCTTGAACTCCGGCAAGCCGGCCCTCGTCGAATTTTTCGCCCCCTGGTGTGGTCACTGCAAGAATCTCGCCCCGGTTTATGAGGAACTGGGCCAAGCCTTCGCGCACGCCGAAGACAAGGTCAGCATTGCGAAggttgatgctgatgcgAACCGCGATCTCGGCAAGAGGTTCGGGATCCAGGGATTCCCGACTATCAAGTGGTTTGATGGAAAGAGTGAAACACCGGAAGATTATAAGGGTGGACGGGATCTGGAGAGTCTGACGGCCTTCGTTACCGAGAAAACGGGCATCAAGGCGAAGGGAGCGAAGAAGGAGCCGAGTAATGTGGAGATGTTAACGGATACGACCTTCAAGAGTGTCGTTGGTGGTGATAAGGATGTGTTTGTTGCGTTTACGGCGCCTTGGTGTGGAC ACTGCAAGAAACTCGCACCGACTTGGGAAACCCTCGCCACAGACTTCGCTCTCGAACCCAacgtcatcatcgccaaagTCGACGCCGAAGCCGAGAGTTCCAAGGCTACCGCGAGGTCCCAGGGCGTCACCGGCTACCCCACGATTAAGTTCTTCCCCAAGGGCTCAACCGAGGGCATTGTCTACCAGGGTGCACGCACTGAGGAAGCCTTTGTCGACTTCGTCAACAATAATGCTGGAACGCACCGTGCTCCTGGAGGCACGTTGAACGAAAAAGCCGGcaccatccttgcccttgatgaGATTGTTGCGAAGTATATCACTTCCAAGAACTTTGGCGAGCTGGTTGatgaggcgaagaaggttgCGAAGACTGTCGGTGGAAAGTACGCGGAGTACTATGTTAAggttgcggagaagctggcacAGAATGAGGAGTACGCGGCTAAGGAGCTTgagcggttgaagaaggtgCTTTCTAAGGGTGGCTCTGCcccggagaagctggacgatATGGTCTCGCGCAGCAATGTATTGCGTAAATTCTTGGAAgtggaggagaaggtggaggaCGTCGTGAAGGACGAGCTCTAG